In a genomic window of Numenius arquata chromosome 5, bNumArq3.hap1.1, whole genome shotgun sequence:
- the LOC141464876 gene encoding alcohol dehydrogenase class-3 produces the protein MASGVIKCKAAVAWEAGKPLSLEEVEVAPPKAHEVRIKIVATAVCHTDAYTLSGADPEGCFPVILGHEGAGIVESVGEGVTKVKPGDTVIPLYIPQCGECKFCKNPKTNLCQKIRITQGKGVMPDGTSRFTCKGKQIYHFMGTSTFSEYTVVADISVAKIDAAAPLDKVCLLGCGISTGYGAAVNTAKVERGSTCAVFGLGGVGLAVIMGCKIAGASRIIGIDLNKDKYAKAKEFGATECISPQDFKKPIQEVLVEMTDGGVDYSFECIGNVGVMRAALEACHKGWGVSVIVGVAAAGQEISTRPFQLVTGRTWKGTAFGGWKSVDSVPKLVTEYMSKKIKVDEFVTHTLPFDKINEAFELMHTGKSIRTVLKL, from the exons GTTATAAAATGCAAGGCTGCTGTTGCCTGGGAGGCAGGTAAACCTCTCTCTCTTGAGGAGGTGGAGGTTGCTCCACCAAAAGCTCATGAAGTTCGTATCAAG ATAGTGGCCACTGCTGTCTGTCACACTGATGCCTATACTCTGAGCGGTGCTGATCCCGAAGGATGTTTCCCTGTGATCTTGGGTCACGAAGGAGCAGGAATTGTAGAGAGTGTTGGGGAAGGAGTAACGAAAGTAAAGCCGG gcgaCACTGTTATCCCTCTATACATCCCCCAGTGTGGAGAGTGCAAGTTCTGTAAGAATCCTAAAACGAATCTGTGCCAGAAGATAAG AATTACTCAAGGGAAGGGAGTCATGCCTGATGGCACCAGCAGATTCACCTGCAAAGGAAAGCAGATCTACCACTTCATGGGGACCAGCACCTTCTCTGAGTATACTGTGGTGGCTGATATCTCAGTAGCCAAGATAGATGCTGCAGCACCTCTGGATAAAGTGTGCCTGCTGGGTTGTGGCATCTCTACTGGCTACGGGGCTGCTGTTAACACTGCTAAG GTGGAACGTGGCTCTACGTGTGCTGTCTTTGGTTTAGGAGGAGTTGGGCTGGCAGTTATTATGGGCTGTAAAATAGCAGGAGCATCCCGGATCATTGGCATCGACCTCAACAAGGATAAGTATGCCAAAGCCAAAGAGTTTGGCGCTACTGAGTGCATTAGCCCTCAAGACTTCAAGAAGCCCATACAGGAGGTGCTGGTTGAGATGACCGATGGTGGTGTAGACTACTCATTTGAGTGCATCGGTAACGTTGGAGTCATG AGGGCCGCCTTGGAAGCCTGCCACAAGGGCTGGGGAGTCAGTGTGATAGTTGGAGTAGCTGCCGCTGGTCAGGAGATCTCCACACGGCCATTCCAGCTTGTAACTGGGCGGACATGGAAAGGGACCGCGTTTGGAG GCTGGAAGAGTGTAGACAGTGTACCGAAACTGGTGACTGAGTACATGTCCAAAAAGATCAAGGTTGATGAATTTGTGACTCACACCCTGCCTTTTGACAAAATTAATGAGGCATTTGAGCTGATGCATACAGGAAAGAG